The DNA window AGATTCGCCATGAGCGCAGGCACGCGGGAAACGCGCGATAGCGCCGTCAACTGGCGCATGGTCTCGGCAATGGTCGTTGTTGCCGGTGCGCTGCTGTTTATCGGCGCCAATGCTCATCTCGTCTATGTGGCACTCGGTTCCCAGCCCGACTGCGTGCCGCATGAGAAGGCGGACGGCAACGGAACCTATCGTGCCGCAAGGTCGGCCTGTTGAGAGGAGGTCGATATGGGACATACGGAAAACGCACCGCTTCCCCTTTCTGTCCAGCGCCAACGCAATCTGCCGGCAAGCGCCGCTTTCGGCTGGCTGAAAGCCGGATGGAAGGATCTCTGGTTCAGGCCGCTGCCGAGCCTCGCTTACGGGCTCCTGGTCTTCTTCCTGTCGATTGTTATCGTGTGGGGGATGTTCAGATTCCAGCTCGACTACATACTGTTTCCGGCCCTTGCCGGCTTCATGGTGGTCGGTCCACTGGTTGCCATCGGCCTCTACCAAAAAAGCCGTGACATCGAGGACGGCCACCTGCCCAGCCTGCTGCGCATGATCTTCGTCAGAGCCAAATCCGGGGCACAGGTCTGGTTCACCGGCGCGATCCTGTGCCTCCTGATGCTGGTCTGGATGCGGGCCGCCGTTATCATCTACGCACTCTTTTTCGGCTTGAGGCCGTTTCCCGGCCTCGGCGATGTCGCATCGCTGCTCGTCTCCACCCCCGAAGGCTGGGGCATGTTGTTGGTGGGAACGGCGGTCGGTGGGCTGTTTGCCGCCTTTTCCTTCGCCATCAGCACTTTCGCTGTTCCCATGCTTCTGGCGGAGAAGGTCGATGCCTTCACCGCCATGGGCACCTCGATTTCGCTCGTTTTCAGGAACCTGCCGGTCATGCTGATGTGGGGCGCCATCGTGCTTACCCTATTTTTGGTCAGTGTCGTGACTGGGCTTGTCGGCCTGATCGCCATCTTTCCTCTGCTCGGTCACGCCACCTGGCGCAGTTACAAAGCGATCCGATGAGCTGCTGCGCGCCCATAGATCTGGCTGCCGACGCCGGCCGGACTACGGCGCGGGAAGAATTGCGGTTGGCAAGCCGGGATCTGGGTGGGGGACTCCACGAGACTGACATTGCCGTACCAGAGGTCCATTGCGCCGGCTGTATCCACACCGTCGAAATGGGCCTGGCGAAGCTACCCGGCGTCGAACAGGTCCGCGTCAACTTGTCGAGCAAGCGTGTCGGCGTCCAGTGGCGCGGCGATACACCTCCCGACCTGCTAACTGCCCTGGGCAAGCTGGGTTTTCCCGGCCACCTGACCGGCAATGACGACGACAAGGCCGACCCTGAACTGCAGCGCCTGATACGAGCGCTGGCCGTGGCCGGCTTTTGCGCCATGAACATCATGCTTCTGTCGGTCTCGGTCTGGTCCGGCGCCGATGCCACGACCCGTCATGCGTTTCACTGGATCGCGGCAGGGCTGGCGCTGTCGTGTCTTCTCTATTCCGGCCGCATCTTCTTCACATCGGCCTGGGTGGCGCTTCGCAGCGGTCGCACCAATATGGACGTGCCGATCTCCATCGGCGTGTGCATGGCGTTCGGACTGAGCCTCTACGACACGATCGATAACGGTCCGCACGCCTATTTCGATGCTGCGACCGCACTCATCTTCTTCCTGCTTATCGGCCGCACACTCGAGCATCTGATGCGCGAGAAGGCACGATCGGCCGTACACGGACTGATAAGGCTCGCCCCGCGCGGCGCCACCGTACTGCGCGGGGATGGGCGGCGCGACTATCTGCCGACCGGTGAAATCGAGCCCGGCATGCGGATCGCGATTGCCGCCGGCGAGCGCGTACCGGTGGACGCTGTCGTAGAAGACGGCGCCTCCGAACTCGACTGCGCCATCATCACTGGCGAAAGCGAGCCGCAGCGAGTCGCGTCCGGCTCGACCGTGCGCGCCGGCACGCTCAACCTCTCCGGTCCGCTGGTGATCCGGGCATCGGTATCTGCGGGGAATTCCTTTCTCGCCGAGATGGTCAAGCTGATGGAGGCTGCGGAAGGCGGGCGTGCCCGCTACCGCCGCCTGGCTGACCGGGCAGCAGCGCTTTATTCCCCGGTCGTTCACTCGGTTGCTTTCCTGACATTCCTTGGCTGGATCCTTGCGACCGGAGACTGGCATCGCGCCATCACCATCGCGATTGCCGTGTTGATCATCACCTGTCCCTGTGCGCTGGGGCTTGCCGTTCCCATGGTGCAGATGGTGGCGGCGCGCCGTCTGTTCGAGAACCGTATCATGGTCAAGGACGGCTCGGCACTGGAGCGCATGGCCGAGATCGATACCGTTGTCTTCGACAAGACCGGCACTCTGACGCTCGGCCGACCGAGCCTGATAGACGCCGATACCATCGCTCCGCGGCACTTCGCCATTGCCGGGCTGCTGGCGAGCCATTCGATCCATCCCCTGTCGCGGGCGATTGCGAAGGAGGCACCCGTTGCTGGCCATTCGCTCTCCGACGTGGTGGAACGGCCGGGACTAGGCATTGAGGCGCGTGTCGACGCCGTCCCCTACCGCCTCGGCCGTGCCGGCTGGGCGCTCGGCCAAGAGGCAAGCGGTCAGGAAGAAGGAACCGTTCTTGCGCGCGAAGGGCAATTGGTGGCTCGGTTCCGGTTCGACGAGACGCCGCGCCCACAAGCAACGGATGCGGTTGATACGCTGCGCGGTAAGGGCCTGCGGCTCGCCATCCTTTCGGGCGATGGAGCCGACGCTGTTGCCAACATATCAAGAGAGCTCCGCATCGATGACGCTGTGTCCGGCCTGCTTCCCGCCGAAAAGGTCGAACGGCTCGACACGCTCGCCCGTGAAGGCCGCAAGGTGCTGATGGTCGGCGATGGTCTCAACGACGCGCCCGCACTTGCCGCATCCCATGTCTCGATGGCGCCGGCGAGTGCTGCCGATATCGGTCGCAATGCGGCGGATTTCGTGTTCCTGCGTGATGGACTCGATGCCGTACCCATGGCGCTCGATGTTTCGCGGGCGGCCGGGCGGCTGGTACGCCAGAACTTCGTGCTGGCAATCGCCTATAATGCCGTTGCACTGCCTATCGCCCTTGCCGGCCATGTGACGCCGCTGATTGCCGCTCTCGCAATGTCATTTTCCTCGATCCTGGTGGTGGCCAATGCGCTGCGCCTGAGGGCAGGCAGTGCCGCCCCGCGGAAATCCCGCCTTGTAGGGCATGCGCCGCAAGACGCTCTTCGCACGGCATCTGGAGCCTAGACCGAGATGGGCAACAGTCTGGTCTATCTGGTCCCGTTGGCTCTGGGTTTGGGCGGAGTCGCGCTCGCTGCCTTCTTCTGGTCGCTGAGGAGCGGACAGTATGACGACCTGGACGGAGCGGCCGAACGCATCTTTCTCGATGAGGAAGATTACAAAGCCGGAGGCGATGAAGTGACCTTCGGCAATGCCGCGCACAATTCGGACAAGGAGAACACCGGATGAAGGGACGTCCCGCGCCACAGCGCACCATCGTAGTGGACGGAAAGCCGCTGCCCGACGTGCTGGACGAGGCAATGATCGTTTCCGTCGTTCACGGCTTCTACGACCGTATCCGCAGCGACGAATTGCTCGGACCGATCTTCAACGACGCCATCGCCCCGCAGGACTGGCCGCGCCATCTCGACAAGATGTGCGACTTCTGGTCGGCAACCCTGCTGCGAACCGGTCGCTATGACGGGCGCCCGCTGCCGCCGCATCTGGCGCTGCCGGGGCTGGGCGAGATGCACTTCCGCCGCTGGCTCAGCCTGTTCAGGGCGACGGTGCAGGGCTTGTGCCCGCCAGATGTGGCCGCCCTGTTCATGGACCGGGCGATGCGCATCGCCCATTCCTTCCGGCTGGCCATCGCCTTCAGCCGCGGCGAGGATACGCTTCTTATGCAGCCTATCCTTGAGCAGAGCCTGTAGTAGCCGTGATGTTCCGGTCTATAACATAGCGGACCTTCAGCGCTGATCACCCTTTGCCTTCTATGGCTCGCTCGGCAGAAGGGCAGTGAGACGCGAAGATAACCACTATACAGCCGCTCAATTGGAGTGGCGAGTGATTAGTGGCAAAGGTGATCCGAGGAACACGATCCGGGACCTCGAGCCGGCCTCGCTCGATCAGGCGAACAGAGAGAGTTTCGAACTGGTCCGAACCCTACGTTGAGCAAATTTCGGTGAACTTTAGCAATTGAATTCACCGCCACACTGCAGTGACACGACGATATTGCTCTTCCTCTACAAAACTTCTTCAATCATTTCAGGTATCTGCGTCTCTTTTACGCGCTGGAATAATCATCTGCGGATGCGCTTGGGTGCCATTCTTGGGGTCCGTGCCGAAACTGCTCATGATTGGCGTGCGCTGCGTCTTACGAGGATGAGGACGGCTGCTGCATAGAAAGTACCGGGCGTGAATTGCTGCGGTTGCGCTACCGCGATTTCATCCGCGATCTGCCTTATCTCGCGGTACTGAGGACAGATCTTGTTCGCTCGCTCGCGGAGATCCTGCCGGAGACCGGCTCGATCCGCTTTGGCGAGACGATATCCGGCTTCGAGGACAAGGGCGATTGCGTCGAAGTAACGCTCGGAAGCGGTGAGACATTGCATGCCGATCTGATGATCGGCGCGGATGGCTTTCGCTCCACCATCCGCCGACGTCTTTTCGGTTCGCACGAAAACTGCCTTCAGCCGCTCGGCTACTATTTTTCTGTCTACGACGTCGACGCGCCGAAGGACTTCGCGACCGATTTCGTATCCTATGTCGAGCCCGGCCATCTGGCCGAATATTATGCGCTGCACGACGGCCGTCTTGCCGCCATGCATGTCTGGCGGGACGAACGCACCGGCCTGGAACGGACGGAGGACAAGGTAGGTCTGTTGAGAGAAGTCAGTGCTCGTAGCCATTTGCAGGTGCGCACGCTGCTCGATCATACAGGCCGGAAGGACGATTCTGTTGTGATCGACAGTCTGACGATGATCGAACTGCCTAAGTGGTCAAGGGGCAGAGTGCTCTTATTGGGTGACGCAGCCCACTGTCTGACCCTCGTTTCTGGGCAAGGAGCAGGCATGGCACTCGCCTCCGCCGAGATGCTCGGAGAGGCATTAAAGACGAACGGCGATCTGCAGGAGTCTCTCGCACATCATGAGAAGCGTCTTCGCCCGATCATCGGCCGTCTTCAAACGCGCAGCCGCAAGATGGCCGCAGTCTTCATCCCGCAGAGCGCCTTTGCCTTCCGGTTCCGCAATTTCGTAATGCGGCACATGCCGCGCGCCTTGCTGGGGCGCTATTTCAGCAATGCAATCCGTTCGGAGATAAAGCTTGCTTGTAAGACCACGTAGAAGACCAAGGTGTTTCGCCGCGTCTGCCAATGCGTCGCGGAAATTCACCTCATCTATGCTTTCCGATGTGCGCTCCAGAAATGTTTCGAAAACAGTCTGCATCGATCCAAATCGGGTGAATCTCGGGAAATCTGAAGCGGGCTATTCCTCTGCATCGAGCAGGTGCCTTGCTGCCGCTGATACGTCACGAAAGCTCCATCATGCAGCAGGAACGGCATCGCCACGCCAGGCCAGTATAGCCTCCAGGGACAGACCGATACCAAGGAGTCTTCTGTCGCTTCCAACGGGACCGTCGAGCTCTATACCAACAGGTAGGCCCTGCTCCGTGGCACCAATGGGAATAGTGAGGCCTGGCAGACCGGCATTGGCACCGGGATCCGTATTGCGGATATACGTGTCGAATACTTTGACAGTTCCGACATCGGGAATATCGATCGTTCCAAAAGCATCATCGATAGCTTCGATCGCGGGAACTGGAGTTGTTGGAAACAGAAGAGCATCCAATCGAGCATCGTTGAAGACGCGCTCATAAAGGTTGCAAAGCTGCGGGCGGTAGATGGAGACTGCCGCTTCGTAAGCCTCCCCCAATGCGTCCCGTAAGATCAAATCGAATGCTGCTTGCACATCAGGATTGACGATCTTTTCGGCGATGTTTGCTAAGGTAATTTCGCCGTATCCGTTTTGTGCCAGATATGCGGGTATGTCGGCGATGGGCTCATGTAGCACCACCGGCGCTGAAATCTTTTCCAGAAGACCGCGCAGTCCAGGAAGATCGACCTCAACAAACGTTACACCCTGCTCTTTCAGTCGATTGCACAGTGCATGGCAGACAGTTTCAACCTTGGGATCGAGAGCATCCCAGAAGCACTTCGGCAGGCCGAGCGTAACCTGCGAAAGCGGCACTGGCTCCGCGACCTCTCCGCCGCAGATCGCAGCATCAAGCAACGCGAGATCCGCCACCGACACCGCCATCGGGCCGACCGTATCGTTGGTGTGGCTTATGGGCAGCACACCATCACATGGGTAGCGCCTCTGTTTCCCCCCGTCGCCGACGGACGGACGTAAACCCGCAATGCCGCAGAGGGATGCGGGAATTCTAATGGATCCGGATGTGTCCGTTCCCAAACCCGCCGAGACGATGCCTGCGGCTACTGCGGCAGCCGTTCCACCGGAGGAACCTCCGGTAATTCGCAGCGGGTCGTGGGGATTGCGAGTGGATGTGTAGGTCCCGCCAAAATTGGTGTTCGTGATCCCAAACGCCAATTCGTGCAGGTTGGTTTTCCCTATGACAATCGCTCCGGCTTCCTGGAGGCGGTCGACCACACTTGCGGTGCGTTGCGCCATCAATCCCGCGAGCGACGGCGTTGCGCCTGTCGTGAACCAGCCTTTTACGTCAATATTGTCCTTTATGCAGATAGGAAGCCCCGCGAGCGATCCCTGCCGCTCGCCCTGGCGGCGCGACTGATCGATAGTCCGCGCCCGTTCCAAAGCATCGTCAGCATATACGCCTATGAAGGCGTTCAGGTTTGCATGAGCCTGGACTCTTTCCAAAGCCTCTTTCACCACCGCTTCGGCGGTCGTTTCGCCCTCGCGCAACGATTTCAGGAGTTCGGTCGCACTCCGCGCCGTGTGTTTTGGTTTCATCAGACGGTCTCCCGTCTCGGCAGCGGAGCTGCATCCGCCGTCCGGGCTGTGCGCGAGCGGACGAGGTCCTCGAACAGCCCCACAATGCCGCGCGGCATCAGAACCACACACACCACCAGAATCAGCCCCATGCCGATATCCCGCATATCGCCAAGCTCCCGCATGGCCTCCTCCGCGCACATCAACAAAAGCGCCCCGACGATCGGCCCCCAGATTGTCCCGACCCCGCCGACAATGATCATGGAGAGAAGGAACAGCAAATGCGAGAAAGAGAACACCACCGGCCCCACCGCGCCGGTGTTGACCGCATAGAACGATCCTGCAAGTCCGGTAAAGAACGCCGACAGACCGAAGATCCACAGCTGGTATTTGAAGCGGTCCATGCCGCGCGCGGCCGCGTAGACCGGGTTGTCGCGCAGAGCCTGAAACGCAAGCCCCATCGGGCTGCGGATGACGATGATCGAAACGATCATCGCAACCGTCAAAATCGCTAGGCCGACATAGTAGCGACCGACATAAAACCCGGAACCAAGCAGCTCCCGAAAGCCGAGATCGCCAAACCTGGAAAATCCACGAACGCCACCCATCAGCGGCATGCAGCCAGACGGCGGGTTGGTGAAACAGTCCGTATCGTTGACGATGGTCAGATAGAGGACCTGGGCAACGCACAGCGTGAGCAAAGCGACATAGGGGCCACGCAGCTTCAGGCAGGCAAGGCCAAGCGCGACACTGAACAGAACCGCCAACAGGGCACCTATCGGCATGGCAAGGATCATCGAGGTGCCGAAATAATATCCCAGCATGGCGGTCGTATAGGCGCCAATGGCGAACAGGGCCATCTGAGCCAGGGAGAAGATACCGCCGATCCCGAAGACGAGGTTCCACTGGACAACGACGGTGGCCCAGATGAAGAAGAATGTCGTCTGCGTAACCGTGTATCTGACTTCGGACACGAGCGGCAGAAGCGCTGCAAGACCCGAAAAGAGCAGACACAGAGTTATGTCTCGCTGCCGCGCGGTCATAGCCGAACTCCCTGAACGCGGCCGAATACGCCTTGCGGTCGGCCGATAAGTACAATGATCACCAGGATGAGCAGGAGTGCGAAGCTGAAACGGACACCAAAAACATACTGGACGATTGCCTCCAAGACGCCGATGAAAAGCGCCGCCATCACGCTGCCGGGAAGACTCCCCAGCCCGGCAACCACACAGATAATGAACGCCTTGAGCATGGGATCCGCACCCATATTGGGAAGCAGACTGGAGAGGGAGGAAATCGTTATGCCTGATACCGCGGCCAGCCCGCCCGAAATTGCCAGAACGAGGGCATAGACATAGCCGATACGCACCCCCATCAATTGGGCGGCGTCCCTGTTCTGGGCAGTTGCCCGAATGGCTCTCCCGATCCGTGTTTTCTGGAGGGCAAACCCCAGCGCCGCCATCAGCAGCATGGCGATGCCAAGGATCATGAGGTTCTGGTAGGGCAGATGCACGCCAGCCAGGGTCAGCGAACCCGGCATCGAAACCGGCTGCGGCTTGGGTTGCGGCCCGAAGGTTTCCAGAATGATGCTTTCGAGAATGACACCCACGCCGATCGTGGCAATAAAGATGCGGGTCTCGAAATTGGCGGACCGGAGCATCGGCCGCGCGACAATCTGATAGATCAAGACACCGACGGCAGCACAGACGAGCACCGCGAAGGCGACCCCGACCGGGGCCGGCAAGCCCATCCCGCCGACAGCGAAATAGGAAAGATACCCGCCAAGCGCCAGGATCGCGCCATGGCTCATATTGAGCATGTTCATCGCGCCGAAAACCAGCGCAAGCCCTGCGGTGGATATCGCGTACATGGCGCCCAAGGTGAGGCCGGAAGCAAGAATTTGAAGTATTGTGTCCATCGGCCCCTCTAGGATCCAAGATAGGTTTCGAGCAATTCCGGCCGACCGGACATTTCCGAACCTTTTCCGCACCACGCGATGCTGCCGTGGTCGAGAAGATGCACCTCGTCAGCGATATCCGCCGCGCGCATTGCATTTTCCTCGACCAGAATCACCGTCCGCCCGGACCCGCGCAGGGTGTCGATCACATCGTAGATCTGATCGATGATGATCGGCGCCAAACCCAGGGAAGGCTCATCCAGCATCAGGATCCGCCCCGAGGTCATCAGGCCGCGGCCAATGCCGACCATCCGCCTTTCCCCTCCGGACAACGTGCTGGCCGCCTGCTGCTGCCGGTCGCGCAACTTGGGCAGCAGCGAAAAAACCTCCTCCAGCCGCTGCTTCTCGAGCCGCGCGGCGGCAGGCAGATAACTGCCCATGCGGAGGTTTTCCAGAACGGTCATGTCGGGGAAGAGGAGATCTCCCTGCGGGACATGGACGATGCCGCTGGCGACGATCGCGTCCGGTCGAAGAGGGTCGATACGGGTTCCGGCGAGAGTGATCTGCCCGGCCGTGATCGGCACAAGCCCGGAAATCGCGCGCAGCAGCGTCGTCTTGCCATGGCCGTTCGGTCCGATCAACGCCGCAAGCGTTCCCGCTCTGACTTCGAGCGAGAGATCGCGCAGAACAACTTGCGCGCCATAGCCGGCGGTAAGGTTTCGGATCGAGAGTTCAGCCGACATGTTGCGCATCCCCGGCGGTTAACGCCGCGACATATTCACCGGCACCCTTGCCCAGATAGACGTCCACAACGTCGCGGTCATTGGCGAGCCCCGCGGCCGGGCCTTCGTAAAGCTTCCGGCCGTGATGCAGGATCAGCACCCGCGTGGAGAGCTGGACCAAAAACCGCATGACATGCTCGATTAACAGAACCGTCACGCCCGTGGCCGCGACCCCTCTGACAATCTCTGCCACATGATCGATTTCCTTATGCGTGAGCCCGCCAACCGGCTCGTCGAGCAGCAGCAACTTTGGCTTCATCACCAGGGCGCTCGCAAGCATCAGAAGCTTGCGGTCGAGCACGGGCAGCGTCGCCGTCAGACAGTCGTCGCTCCCCGCCAGCCCGACATCGCGCAGCGCCGCATCGACCGCTTCCTCGACCGCAGGCTCCATGCTGATACCCGGGACAATGCGGTTGCGGCGGCCGTAATAGGCCGCCACGCGCACGTTGTCGCGGACACTCAGGCTATCGAAGCCCGTGTTCAGCTGGAAAACCCGTGCCATGCCCGCATGGCACATCTGCACGGGCGAACAGCGTGTCACATCCCGTCCTTCGAGCAGGATCTGGCCGCTTGTGGCCGTGTTATGTCCCGAGATGATCTCGAACAAGGTGGTCTTTCCGGCGCCGTTCGGGCCGCCGATGCCGAGGATTTCCCCTGCAGGCAGATCGAAGCTCAAATCGTCAATGGCAACCAGCGAACCAAATCGCTTTGTGACATTTCGACAGGACAACAAGGGGGGTGAGAGGGTGGCAGACATCGTCGAACTCACCCCTTCATCCAGGGCGGCAGCATGAAGGCTGACTTCCCGTATGGCCATGGCGCGATCAGGTCTGGCTCCGCCGTATGTTCCTGTATCTGAAGGAATTGATGCGGCATCCCAAGAGAAGGATCATCGACAGAGCCTGGATATGAATAGACGTCCTGGGCACCGGCAGTGAAGCGCGTAGTTCCCCCCACGCCCCTGAAAATCAGCGAACGGATCCGGTCCGCGACTTTTCGGTTCTGCGCGTCATTTCCAGGCTCACCAGAACCGCCCGCAACTGCAGCAGCTGTCGCCCAGATCCAAGCGCCGTTATACGACTGCATTCCAGAGTTGTGTCCGGCATCAGCGCCGAAGCGCTCCTTATAGCGCCGTTCAAACTCCAGTCCTATCTCATCCTGGAGAGCGCCAATGACCGTGGAGAACACGACGCCGGTCGCGGCCTCGCCGGCAATGTCCCGGAAGGATTTCACCGAAGGCCCGTATTGCATGTAGACGAGGCTCGGCGTGGGGTTGTTCATAAACTGAATCATGAACTGCGCCAAGTCCGCCGGGAAGTAGTGGGTGACAACGATGACGGCGGGCGGATCTTGGCGGATTTTTGCAAGAGTTGGTCCCCACTCGGAAATGGGCACATTGACCGTTTCATAAAGACTGACATCCCAGCCAAATTCCGCAGCGCCGTCGCGAACGGTATTGGCTATGTTCGAAGCGTACGTTCCTGCCGACAGGATGATCGCCATCTTGTTGTTGGGACGGCTGAAAGAACGGTCGTCCTCAAGACTCTTGAGGAACTTGAGAAGACCAGTGCCGTACCAAATTTCTGCCGGGTCGGTCTGAAACGAACCGAAATAGCGTTGCGGATCGGACTCCACGAGCGCCCCGTGTCCACGCGAGGTGTCGTTGTGCATGTAGATAATCCCCGCATCCGCGATGACGTCTTGGACGGCAGAGCCGGAACCGAGGTTGTAGCCATTTATGACGGCGTGTACGGCATACCGATCGATCAGTCGCTGTACGGCCTGGACGTTGGTGGCATCCCCCATCTGCTTGGTGTCTTCGAAATAGGGCTCCAACGGACGGCCCAGCACGCCGCCCAGGGCA is part of the Chelativorans sp. AA-79 genome and encodes:
- a CDS encoding ABC transporter ATP-binding protein, whose protein sequence is MSAELSIRNLTAGYGAQVVLRDLSLEVRAGTLAALIGPNGHGKTTLLRAISGLVPITAGQITLAGTRIDPLRPDAIVASGIVHVPQGDLLFPDMTVLENLRMGSYLPAAARLEKQRLEEVFSLLPKLRDRQQQAASTLSGGERRMVGIGRGLMTSGRILMLDEPSLGLAPIIIDQIYDVIDTLRGSGRTVILVEENAMRAADIADEVHLLDHGSIAWCGKGSEMSGRPELLETYLGS
- a CDS encoding cation-translocating P-type ATPase; amino-acid sequence: MSCCAPIDLAADAGRTTAREELRLASRDLGGGLHETDIAVPEVHCAGCIHTVEMGLAKLPGVEQVRVNLSSKRVGVQWRGDTPPDLLTALGKLGFPGHLTGNDDDKADPELQRLIRALAVAGFCAMNIMLLSVSVWSGADATTRHAFHWIAAGLALSCLLYSGRIFFTSAWVALRSGRTNMDVPISIGVCMAFGLSLYDTIDNGPHAYFDAATALIFFLLIGRTLEHLMREKARSAVHGLIRLAPRGATVLRGDGRRDYLPTGEIEPGMRIAIAAGERVPVDAVVEDGASELDCAIITGESEPQRVASGSTVRAGTLNLSGPLVIRASVSAGNSFLAEMVKLMEAAEGGRARYRRLADRAAALYSPVVHSVAFLTFLGWILATGDWHRAITIAIAVLIITCPCALGLAVPMVQMVAARRLFENRIMVKDGSALERMAEIDTVVFDKTGTLTLGRPSLIDADTIAPRHFAIAGLLASHSIHPLSRAIAKEAPVAGHSLSDVVERPGLGIEARVDAVPYRLGRAGWALGQEASGQEEGTVLAREGQLVARFRFDETPRPQATDAVDTLRGKGLRLAILSGDGADAVANISRELRIDDAVSGLLPAEKVERLDTLAREGRKVLMVGDGLNDAPALAASHVSMAPASAADIGRNAADFVFLRDGLDAVPMALDVSRAAGRLVRQNFVLAIAYNAVALPIALAGHVTPLIAALAMSFSSILVVANALRLRAGSAAPRKSRLVGHAPQDALRTASGA
- a CDS encoding DUF2189 domain-containing protein, producing MGHTENAPLPLSVQRQRNLPASAAFGWLKAGWKDLWFRPLPSLAYGLLVFFLSIVIVWGMFRFQLDYILFPALAGFMVVGPLVAIGLYQKSRDIEDGHLPSLLRMIFVRAKSGAQVWFTGAILCLLMLVWMRAAVIIYALFFGLRPFPGLGDVASLLVSTPEGWGMLLVGTAVGGLFAAFSFAISTFAVPMLLAEKVDAFTAMGTSISLVFRNLPVMLMWGAIVLTLFLVSVVTGLVGLIAIFPLLGHATWRSYKAIR
- the ccoS gene encoding cbb3-type cytochrome oxidase assembly protein CcoS, which produces MGNSLVYLVPLALGLGGVALAAFFWSLRSGQYDDLDGAAERIFLDEEDYKAGGDEVTFGNAAHNSDKENTG
- a CDS encoding ABC transporter ATP-binding protein encodes the protein MSATLSPPLLSCRNVTKRFGSLVAIDDLSFDLPAGEILGIGGPNGAGKTTLFEIISGHNTATSGQILLEGRDVTRCSPVQMCHAGMARVFQLNTGFDSLSVRDNVRVAAYYGRRNRIVPGISMEPAVEEAVDAALRDVGLAGSDDCLTATLPVLDRKLLMLASALVMKPKLLLLDEPVGGLTHKEIDHVAEIVRGVAATGVTVLLIEHVMRFLVQLSTRVLILHHGRKLYEGPAAGLANDRDVVDVYLGKGAGEYVAALTAGDAQHVG
- a CDS encoding FAD-dependent monooxygenase, yielding MRYRDFIRDLPYLAVLRTDLVRSLAEILPETGSIRFGETISGFEDKGDCVEVTLGSGETLHADLMIGADGFRSTIRRRLFGSHENCLQPLGYYFSVYDVDAPKDFATDFVSYVEPGHLAEYYALHDGRLAAMHVWRDERTGLERTEDKVGLLREVSARSHLQVRTLLDHTGRKDDSVVIDSLTMIELPKWSRGRVLLLGDAAHCLTLVSGQGAGMALASAEMLGEALKTNGDLQESLAHHEKRLRPIIGRLQTRSRKMAAVFIPQSAFAFRFRNFVMRHMPRALLGRYFSNAIRSEIKLACKTT
- a CDS encoding group III truncated hemoglobin, which codes for MKGRPAPQRTIVVDGKPLPDVLDEAMIVSVVHGFYDRIRSDELLGPIFNDAIAPQDWPRHLDKMCDFWSATLLRTGRYDGRPLPPHLALPGLGEMHFRRWLSLFRATVQGLCPPDVAALFMDRAMRIAHSFRLAIAFSRGEDTLLMQPILEQSL
- a CDS encoding branched-chain amino acid ABC transporter permease; the protein is MDTILQILASGLTLGAMYAISTAGLALVFGAMNMLNMSHGAILALGGYLSYFAVGGMGLPAPVGVAFAVLVCAAVGVLIYQIVARPMLRSANFETRIFIATIGVGVILESIILETFGPQPKPQPVSMPGSLTLAGVHLPYQNLMILGIAMLLMAALGFALQKTRIGRAIRATAQNRDAAQLMGVRIGYVYALVLAISGGLAAVSGITISSLSSLLPNMGADPMLKAFIICVVAGLGSLPGSVMAALFIGVLEAIVQYVFGVRFSFALLLILVIIVLIGRPQGVFGRVQGVRL
- a CDS encoding ABC transporter substrate-binding protein; the protein is MDSQINRRNFFKGSALLAGSAGLLVGANGTAYASGEPIPIGQAAPLTDFAAADGVEFRNGLLLACEEINALGGVLGRPLEPYFEDTKQMGDATNVQAVQRLIDRYAVHAVINGYNLGSGSAVQDVIADAGIIYMHNDTSRGHGALVESDPQRYFGSFQTDPAEIWYGTGLLKFLKSLEDDRSFSRPNNKMAIILSAGTYASNIANTVRDGAAEFGWDVSLYETVNVPISEWGPTLAKIRQDPPAVIVVTHYFPADLAQFMIQFMNNPTPSLVYMQYGPSVKSFRDIAGEAATGVVFSTVIGALQDEIGLEFERRYKERFGADAGHNSGMQSYNGAWIWATAAAVAGGSGEPGNDAQNRKVADRIRSLIFRGVGGTTRFTAGAQDVYSYPGSVDDPSLGMPHQFLQIQEHTAEPDLIAPWPYGKSAFMLPPWMKG
- a CDS encoding branched-chain amino acid ABC transporter permease, which produces MTARQRDITLCLLFSGLAALLPLVSEVRYTVTQTTFFFIWATVVVQWNLVFGIGGIFSLAQMALFAIGAYTTAMLGYYFGTSMILAMPIGALLAVLFSVALGLACLKLRGPYVALLTLCVAQVLYLTIVNDTDCFTNPPSGCMPLMGGVRGFSRFGDLGFRELLGSGFYVGRYYVGLAILTVAMIVSIIVIRSPMGLAFQALRDNPVYAAARGMDRFKYQLWIFGLSAFFTGLAGSFYAVNTGAVGPVVFSFSHLLFLLSMIIVGGVGTIWGPIVGALLLMCAEEAMRELGDMRDIGMGLILVVCVVLMPRGIVGLFEDLVRSRTARTADAAPLPRRETV
- the iaaH gene encoding indoleacetamide hydrolase encodes the protein MKPKHTARSATELLKSLREGETTAEAVVKEALERVQAHANLNAFIGVYADDALERARTIDQSRRQGERQGSLAGLPICIKDNIDVKGWFTTGATPSLAGLMAQRTASVVDRLQEAGAIVIGKTNLHELAFGITNTNFGGTYTSTRNPHDPLRITGGSSGGTAAAVAAGIVSAGLGTDTSGSIRIPASLCGIAGLRPSVGDGGKQRRYPCDGVLPISHTNDTVGPMAVSVADLALLDAAICGGEVAEPVPLSQVTLGLPKCFWDALDPKVETVCHALCNRLKEQGVTFVEVDLPGLRGLLEKISAPVVLHEPIADIPAYLAQNGYGEITLANIAEKIVNPDVQAAFDLILRDALGEAYEAAVSIYRPQLCNLYERVFNDARLDALLFPTTPVPAIEAIDDAFGTIDIPDVGTVKVFDTYIRNTDPGANAGLPGLTIPIGATEQGLPVGIELDGPVGSDRRLLGIGLSLEAILAWRGDAVPAA